A window of Hevea brasiliensis isolate MT/VB/25A 57/8 chromosome 14, ASM3005281v1, whole genome shotgun sequence contains these coding sequences:
- the LOC131173214 gene encoding disease resistance protein RGA2-like produces the protein MAGQIPFSILEQVLTKLGSLAFQEIGLVCCARDDLKKLGNSLSTVKAVLVDAEEKQEQSDAVRIWIGRLQDIVYEAEELVDEMATHDLRGMVQGQRKVATQVLDFFSSSNQIWFRLKVGHRIKDIREKLKEVENEISSLNLEKKIIIDVRDKSSGRKTSSVLKPDIIGREKDKEKMTLSLLNPTSSQGSVSVNAIVGIGGLGKTALAQLVYNDEKVKNYFEKKMWVCVSEEFEVKLLVKKILGSATNSEVLNLELEELHIRLKGNLEGKRYLLVLDDVWNDDQKKWDDLKAYLLVGAPGSKILVTTRCTRVASVMGVDSPYVLQGLADNEAWDLFEKLAFGEWGGGVNPNLIKIGREMVKKCKGVPLAIRSLGSLMRLKTKESEWSSILESDLLKSFQTSENENVLSVLKLSYYHLPTYLRQCFTYCAMFPKDYEFDKETLIRLWIAQGYIVCSSKDDDLEDIGDQYFNELLCRSFFHQSESMDGYKMHDLIHDLAQSIAKDRYFAVENVCEGIHHVYWPSSLNEIEMLVKVKGMRTLFFESFPKSVTLKKVSNFQRLRALHLGWNIKGVPNSIARLKYLRYLDISRCKMETLPKSINNLQNLQTLILSYCRRLRELPRDIEKLISLRCLMINGCESLRCMPIGLGKLTCLRQLSDFVVAWDEGSKGAMLNELNSLNQLKGRIVLHDLINVENVEIESNQVNLREKKHLQYLVLRWSFSFLYEETGVEKNELFLEKLEPHPNLQSLVVESFMGVRFSSWLSSITNLVEIKLFHCKKLKQLPPLHQLPSLKTLCLEELVSLEYISDEEPSFLASPSITLFPSLQEIELNDCYNLRGWWRKKRSGVELAQFPCLSKMQIRDCPKLIVDDGEVIEWGSFRSLQSLSIGFLSEWTSLPKGLQFATNLQELTIDYCSSLTALPDWIGNLTSLQRLEISYCPDLRSLPEGMHLLTSLQKLKITGCRELSARCMKEKGVDWPKIAHIPNLEIQPPEEYFQFRLYGETDSGERVI, from the exons ATGGCTGGACAAATTCCATTCAGTATCTTAGAACAAGTATTAACAAAGCTGGGGTCGCTTGCTTTCCAAGAAATTGGATTGGTCTGTTGTGCCAGAGATGATCTAAAGAAGCTTGGAAATTCTCTCTCCACTGTGAAAGCTGTACTTGTAGATGCTGAGGAGAAGCAAGAGCAGAGCGATGCTGTGCGAATTTGGATAGGGAGGCTTCAAGATATTGTGTATGAAGCGGAGGAATTGGTAGATGAGATGGCAACTCATGACTTGAGGGGGATGGTGCAAGGCCAAAGGAAAGTCGCAACACAG GTATTGGACTTCTTTTCCTCCTCAAATCAGATTTGGTTTCGTCTCAAGGTGGGCCATAGAATTAAGGACATTAGGGAGAAGTTAAAAGAGGTGGAAAATGAAATTTCTAGCCTCAATTTAGAGAAGAAAATAATAATAGATGTGAGAGATAAAAGTAGTGGAAGGAAGACATCCTCTGTACTGAAACCTGATATAATAGGCAGGGAAAAAGATAAGGAGAAAATGACTTTGTCATTGTTGAATCCAACTAGTAGTCAAGGAAGTGTTTCTGTGAATGCTATTGTTGGCATTGGGGGCTTAGGAAAGACTGCACTTGCCCAGTTGGTGTATAATGATGAAAAGGTTAAAAATTACTTTGAGAAGAAGATGTGGGTAtgtgtttctgaggaatttgaggtgAAATTGCTAGTTAAGAAGATCCTTGGAAGTGCAACTAATAGTGAAGTTCTTAATTTAGAACTAGAAGAACTGCATATTCGTCTTAAAGGGAATTTAGAAGGGAAGAGGTATTTGTTGGTGTTAGATGATGTATGGAATGATGATCAGAAAAAATGGGATGATTTGAAAGCTTACTTGTTGGTGGGTGCCCCAGGAAGTAAAATTTTAGTCACCACTCGTTGTACAAGAGTTGCATCAGTCATGGGTGTGGATTCCCCATATGTTTTGCAAGGTCTAGCAGACAATGAGGCTTGGGATTTATTTGAAAAATTAGCATTTGGAGAGTGGGGTGGTGGGGTGAATCCTAACCTAATAAAAATTGGAAGAGAGATGGTAAAGAAATGTAAAGGAGTTCCACTTGCAATAAGGAGTTTAGGAAGCCTCATGCGTTTGAAAACTAAAGAGAGTGAGTGGTCTTCCATTTTAGAAAGTGACTTATTAAAGTCATTTCAAACAAGTGAGAATGAGAATGTTCTTTCTGTGCTGAAGTTGAGTTACTATCACTTGCCCACTTATTTAAGGCAATGTTTCACTTATTGTGCCATGTTTCCCAAAGATTACGAATTCGATAAAGAAACATTGATTCGTTTGTGGATAGCGCAAGGATACATTGTCTGTTCAAGTAAGGATGACGATTTAGAGGATATTGGAGATCAGTACTTCAATGAATTATTATGTCGATCATTCTTCCATCAGTCAGAAAGTATGGATGGTTATAAAATGCATGATCTTATCCATGATCTAGCACAATCGATAGCAAAGGATAGGTACTTTGCAGTAGAGAATGTTTGCGAAGGAATCCATCATGTATATTGGCCATcttctttgaatgaaattgagaTGCTGGTTAAAGTGAAGGGCATGAGGACATTATTTTTTGAAAGTTTTCCTAAAAGTGTAACATTAAAAAAGGTTTCAAATTTTCAAAGGTTACGTGCCTTGCATTTAGGGTGGAATATAAAGGGAGTACCAAATTCAATAGCAAGATTGAAGTATTTGAGATATCTTGACATTTCTAGGTGTAAGATGGAAACGCTCCCAAAGTCCATAAATAATTTGCAAAACTTGCAAACTCTAATACTCTCATATTGTAGAAGGCTTCGAGAATTGCCGAGAGATATAGAAAAATTGATCAGCCTTAGGTGCCTCATGATTAATGGATGTGAGAGCCTAagatgcatgccaattggattgGGGAAATTAACTTGTTTGCGCCAACTGTCAGATTTTGTGGTGGCATGGGATGAAGGCTCTAAGGGGGCTATGCTAAATGAATTGAATAGCCTAAACCAACTTAAGGGAAGGATTGTCCTCCATGACCTTATAAATGTGGAAAATGTTGAGATAGAGTCCAACCAAGTGAATTTAAGGGAAAAGAAACACCTCCAGTATTTGGTGTTACGTTggagtttttcttttctttacgagGAGACTGGAGTTGAAAAGAATGAATTATTTTTAGAAAAGCTTGAGCCTCATCCAAATTTACAATCCTTGGTTGTGGAATCTTTCATGGGTGTGAGATTTTCAAGTTGGTTGTCTTCTATCACAAATTTAGTAGAAATTAAGCTTTTTCATTGTAAAAAATTGAAGCAGCTACCACCATTGCACCAACTCCCTTCTCTAAAAACCCTTTGTCTTGAAGAACTTGTTTCTCTGGAGTATATATCAGATGAGGAGCCTTCCTTTTTGGCATCGCCATCAATTACATTATTCCCATCACTGCAAGAGATTGAACTCAATGATTGCTATAATTTGAGAGGATGGTGGAGGAAGAAGAGGAGTGGGGTTGAACTTGCTCAATTTCCTTGTCTTTCAAAAATGCAAATCCGGGACTGCCCCAAGCTTATTGTAGATGATGGTGAAGTCATTGAATGGGGAAGTTTCAGGAGTCTTCAATCTCTTTCTATTGGATTTCTTTCAGAATGGACATCTCTACCAAAGGGGCTTCAATTTGCGACAAACCTGCAAGAGCTCACCATCGATTATTGTTCTAGTTTGACGGCTTTACCAGATTGGATAGGCAACCTCACATCCCTTCAACGGCTAGAAATTTCCTATTGCCCTGATTTGAGATCGCTGCCTGAGGGAATGCATTTACTGACTTCTTTACAGAAGTTGAAGATTACAGGATGCCGCGAGTTGTCTGCAAGATGTATGAAGGAAAAGGGTGTGGATTGGCCAAAGATTGCTCACATCCCTAATCTCGAGATTCAACCTCCAG AGGAATATTTTCAATTTCGCTTATATGGAGAGACAGATTCAGGAGAAAGAGTAATATAA